One stretch of Methanotorris formicicus Mc-S-70 DNA includes these proteins:
- a CDS encoding protease complex subunit PrcB family protein — protein sequence MKRLVILILVVLLCGCIGDKTTDTPSVPKNNVAKTDTNQNNIVPNETQNITNETKIPSEVPIPFEIVEMGIFGKEEHGKYIHYTKDNKTIIELYMGKKPTAGYSISISKITKKNDKLLVYINESYREEGNAMVVTSPYVIAEVNGTYDNVVFVFVGNE from the coding sequence ATGAAAAGATTGGTTATTTTAATTTTAGTGGTTTTGCTGTGCGGATGCATAGGAGACAAAACCACAGACACCCCAAGTGTCCCTAAGAATAATGTTGCAAAGACAGATACCAATCAAAACAACATCGTCCCAAATGAGACCCAAAATATCACAAATGAAACCAAAATCCCATCTGAAGTTCCAATTCCATTTGAGATCGTTGAAATGGGGATATTTGGGAAAGAAGAACATGGAAAATACATCCACTATACAAAGGATAACAAAACCATAATTGAACTTTATATGGGAAAAAAACCAACTGCGGGGTATAGCATAAGTATATCAAAAATCACAAAAAAGAACGATAAACTTCTTGTATATATAAATGAAAGTTATAGGGAAGAAGGCAATGCAATGGTAGTTACATCCCCCTATGTAATTGCAGAGGTTAATGGAACTTACGATAACGTTGTTTTTGTGTTTGTTGGAAATGAATAA
- a CDS encoding MBL fold metallo-hydrolase — translation MRVEIIFLGSGGGRWATITQTRGTGGFRIHTEKTKLHIDPGPGALVRMKDLKITPWGTNALFISHCHPDHYTDGEVIIEAMTKGMTQKNGVIISNFTVLEGFGDFENAISKYHQSKALKRYILYPKDSAKIYDMELVATKTKHGDPYGIGIRIKTKKGDIGYTGDTEYIDSLIEDFDGVRVFIANIVRKKNERIRGHLCSNDVIDLVNSMNKKPELVVMNHMGVKMTNPEKEANYIAENIGTNVIPAKLGLKIELLEEGYLSYMIGQEKK, via the coding sequence TTGAGGGTTGAGATAATATTCTTAGGTTCGGGTGGTGGAAGATGGGCAACTATTACACAAACACGAGGTACTGGAGGATTTAGAATCCACACTGAAAAAACAAAACTCCACATAGATCCTGGACCAGGGGCATTAGTTAGAATGAAGGATTTAAAAATAACCCCATGGGGAACAAATGCCCTCTTTATCTCCCATTGTCATCCTGACCACTATACGGATGGGGAAGTGATTATAGAGGCGATGACAAAAGGAATGACACAAAAAAATGGTGTTATAATAAGTAACTTTACAGTATTGGAAGGTTTTGGGGATTTTGAAAATGCAATATCAAAATATCATCAATCAAAGGCATTGAAGAGATATATTCTTTATCCAAAGGATTCTGCAAAAATTTATGATATGGAGTTGGTTGCAACAAAAACAAAACATGGAGATCCTTATGGCATTGGGATAAGGATAAAAACCAAAAAAGGAGATATCGGCTATACTGGTGATACGGAATATATAGATTCTTTAATTGAGGATTTTGATGGGGTTAGAGTTTTTATTGCAAATATTGTTAGGAAAAAAAATGAGAGGATAAGGGGACATTTATGCTCAAACGACGTTATAGATTTGGTAAATTCAATGAATAAAAAACCAGAATTGGTGGTTATGAACCATATGGGAGTTAAGATGACAAATCCTGAAAAAGAAGCAAATTATATTGCCGAGAATATAGGAACCAATGTAATCCCTGCAAAATTGGGCTTAAAAATTGAGTTGTTAGAAGAAGGATATCTATCATACATGATAGGGCAAGAGAAAAAATAA
- the mtxX gene encoding methanogenesis marker protein Mmp4/MtxX codes for MYAIGIGEKKDEVLKAYHKLSEEGIDVELINNPKTLVDKLLNKEIDGAVRGSLSSSKVIPYLREKVGRFYRASILKNPFNREIFLLSPVGIDDIREDNEGRIKDKIELINYAINFLKRNNIKPKIALLSGGRLSDYGRSKEVDKTIEECEKILKYFKETDEKVDIVHNGILIEEVLKDGCNVIVAPDGISGNLMFRCFGLVCGLEGYGAVLLNNKEINFFDTSRNATWKRYYNAIKFIENINKDKS; via the coding sequence ATGTATGCCATTGGAATTGGTGAAAAAAAGGATGAGGTTTTAAAAGCATATCATAAATTAAGTGAAGAGGGTATTGATGTTGAATTAATCAATAATCCAAAAACTTTAGTTGATAAACTTCTAAATAAAGAAATAGATGGAGCAGTTAGGGGCTCTCTCTCATCATCAAAGGTAATTCCTTATTTAAGGGAGAAAGTTGGGAGGTTTTATAGGGCATCTATATTAAAAAATCCGTTTAATAGAGAGATTTTTTTGCTCTCTCCAGTTGGGATTGATGACATTAGGGAAGATAACGAAGGAAGGATTAAAGATAAAATTGAATTGATAAACTATGCAATCAATTTCTTAAAAAGGAACAACATCAAGCCAAAGATTGCCTTGTTATCTGGTGGAAGGTTGTCTGATTATGGGAGGAGTAAAGAGGTTGATAAAACCATTGAAGAATGTGAAAAAATTTTAAAATACTTTAAAGAAACAGATGAAAAAGTTGATATAGTGCATAATGGAATACTAATAGAAGAAGTTTTAAAAGATGGTTGTAATGTAATAGTTGCTCCGGATGGAATCAGTGGAAATTTGATGTTTAGGTGTTTTGGTTTGGTTTGTGGTTTAGAGGGTTATGGGGCTGTTTTATTGAATAATAAGGAGATAAATTTTTTTGATACCAGTAGAAATGCAACATGGAAAAGATACTACAACGCAATAAAATTTATAGAAAATATTAATAAAGATAAGTCTTAA
- the gatD gene encoding Glu-tRNA(Gln) amidotransferase subunit GatD produces the protein MEIGDVVKVCTRDSEYIGVILPSIDENTVVIKMKNGYNVGILKENIEKIEIIEKGKKPEYKLPPLDIKKNPNLKNISILSTGGTVASRVDYKTGAVHPAFTADDLIRAVPELLDIANIEGKVIMNILSENMLPSYWKKIAEAIKEEIENGADGIVITHGTDTMHYTASALSFMIETDVPIILVGAQRSSDRPSSDAALNLISSVLAATEPIKGVYVVMHGESGDTFCYLHEGVKVRKSHSSRRDAFKSINTIPVAKINPLTKAIEYLREPKKSEGTKKVKININLEEKVALIKIYPGISSDILKFYVDNGYKGIVLEGTGLGHAPETFFDGIKYAVDNGVVVAMTTQTINGRVNMNVYSNGRELQKLGVIGCEDMLPEVALVKLMYLLGNYDVEEAKRLINKNLVGEIEYRSRFDTY, from the coding sequence ATGGAAATTGGAGATGTTGTAAAAGTTTGCACAAGGGACTCTGAATATATAGGAGTTATTTTACCTTCAATAGATGAGAACACAGTAGTTATAAAAATGAAGAACGGCTATAATGTGGGGATTTTAAAAGAAAACATTGAAAAAATCGAAATCATCGAAAAGGGCAAAAAACCAGAATACAAACTTCCTCCATTAGACATCAAAAAGAATCCAAATTTAAAAAATATCTCTATTTTATCAACAGGAGGAACCGTTGCTTCAAGAGTGGATTATAAAACTGGGGCAGTTCACCCTGCATTTACAGCAGATGATTTGATAAGGGCAGTTCCAGAACTTTTGGATATAGCAAATATTGAAGGAAAGGTAATAATGAATATTCTAAGCGAGAATATGCTCCCATCATATTGGAAGAAAATTGCTGAGGCAATTAAAGAAGAGATTGAAAATGGGGCGGATGGAATTGTTATAACTCATGGAACAGATACGATGCACTATACCGCAAGTGCATTATCCTTTATGATAGAAACTGATGTGCCAATAATTTTGGTTGGAGCACAGAGGAGTAGCGATAGACCTTCATCAGATGCGGCATTGAATTTAATTAGTAGTGTTTTGGCAGCAACAGAGCCAATTAAGGGAGTTTATGTTGTTATGCATGGGGAGAGTGGAGATACATTCTGCTATTTGCATGAAGGAGTTAAAGTTAGGAAATCCCATTCATCAAGAAGAGATGCATTTAAATCAATAAACACCATTCCTGTTGCAAAGATAAATCCACTTACAAAGGCGATAGAATATTTAAGAGAACCAAAGAAAAGTGAAGGCACTAAAAAAGTGAAAATAAATATAAACTTAGAGGAAAAAGTGGCATTAATTAAGATTTATCCGGGAATTAGTTCAGATATCTTAAAGTTTTATGTTGACAATGGATATAAAGGAATTGTTTTAGAGGGAACTGGTTTAGGTCATGCACCAGAAACATTCTTTGATGGCATAAAATATGCGGTAGATAATGGTGTTGTTGTTGCTATGACAACCCAAACAATCAATGGAAGAGTAAATATGAATGTATATTCAAATGGAAGGGAATTACAAAAGTTGGGAGTTATTGGATGCGAAGACATGCTACCAGAGGTTGCATTGGTTAAGTTAATGTATCTTTTAGGAAATTATGATGTAGAGGAGGCTAAAAGATTAATCAACAAAAATTTAGTTGGGGAAATTGAGTACAGGAGTAGGTTTGATACCTATTAA
- the gatE gene encoding Glu-tRNA(Gln) amidotransferase subunit GatE: MEINYNKIGLKVGLEIHQQLNTKRKLFCHCPTIIRDDEPDGEILRVLRPSQSEMGEVDRAALIEAKKGKKFIYQYYNDTTCLVELDEEPPHLPSEEAIEVALEVALLMNMKVVDEVHTMRKIVIDGSNTSGFQRTMFIAKDGHIETEFGKVRVTSLCLEEDAARKIEDRGDCIVYNLDRLGIPLVEISTEPDITSPKMGKEAARRIGEILRATGKVKRGLGTIRQDINISIKDGARIEVKGVQNLDLIEKVIENEVIRQINLLKIRDELKERNAEVVNDIFDVTEIFKDTKSKVIRNALKKKNGKVKAILLKGFAGLVGREIQPGRRLGTEFSDRAKVIAGVGGLFHTDELPKYGISEEEVKKLREFVNAGGGDAVIIVADEEEKVDKALEAVKDRAKEALIGVPEETRKALEDGNTSYLRPLPGAARMYPETDIPPIKISKELIEKIKNNLPEMPEEKVERFIKEYGLNEELAKQMVLSYYVDVFEKLCEEFKSIKPTLIATTLEGTLKEIRREGYEISKITEEHLRETFKGLSEGKMSKEAIIEILKGFCEFPDKNIDEILEIKGLKSLSKEEVEEIIENIINENIDVVKSKGMGAIGMLMGRCMAVLRGKADGKLVNAILREKLSKL; the protein is encoded by the coding sequence ATGGAGATTAATTATAATAAAATAGGATTAAAGGTTGGTTTGGAAATTCATCAGCAATTAAACACAAAGAGGAAATTATTCTGCCACTGCCCAACAATCATTAGGGATGATGAACCAGATGGGGAAATATTGAGAGTTTTAAGACCTTCCCAAAGTGAGATGGGAGAAGTTGATAGAGCGGCGTTAATTGAGGCAAAGAAAGGAAAGAAATTCATTTACCAATACTACAATGACACAACTTGCTTAGTTGAGTTAGATGAGGAACCTCCTCATTTGCCATCTGAGGAAGCAATAGAGGTTGCATTAGAGGTTGCTTTATTGATGAATATGAAAGTTGTTGATGAAGTCCATACAATGAGGAAGATTGTTATTGATGGTTCTAACACATCTGGTTTTCAAAGGACGATGTTTATAGCAAAGGATGGACATATTGAGACGGAGTTTGGAAAAGTAAGGGTAACAAGTTTATGTTTGGAGGAGGATGCTGCAAGGAAGATTGAAGATAGAGGGGATTGCATCGTTTATAATTTAGATAGGTTAGGAATTCCATTAGTAGAAATTTCAACCGAACCAGATATCACATCCCCAAAAATGGGTAAAGAAGCGGCGAGAAGAATTGGAGAAATTTTGAGGGCAACAGGAAAAGTTAAGAGGGGATTAGGAACAATTAGGCAAGATATTAACATATCAATAAAAGATGGGGCAAGAATTGAGGTTAAGGGGGTTCAAAACTTAGATTTAATTGAAAAAGTCATAGAGAATGAGGTAATTAGGCAAATTAACTTATTAAAGATAAGAGATGAACTAAAAGAGAGAAATGCTGAGGTTGTTAATGATATATTTGATGTAACGGAGATATTTAAAGATACAAAATCAAAAGTTATAAGAAATGCTTTAAAAAAGAAGAATGGTAAAGTTAAGGCAATTTTATTAAAGGGCTTTGCTGGTTTGGTTGGTAGGGAAATTCAACCAGGCAGGAGGTTAGGGACGGAGTTCTCAGATAGGGCAAAGGTTATTGCAGGAGTTGGTGGTTTATTCCACACAGATGAACTTCCAAAATATGGCATTAGTGAAGAAGAGGTTAAAAAATTGAGAGAATTTGTTAATGCAGGAGGAGGGGATGCCGTAATAATAGTTGCGGATGAAGAGGAGAAGGTAGATAAGGCATTAGAGGCAGTAAAAGATAGGGCAAAAGAGGCATTAATTGGAGTTCCAGAGGAGACAAGAAAGGCATTGGAGGATGGAAATACCTCATACTTAAGACCATTGCCAGGAGCAGCGAGGATGTATCCTGAAACAGACATCCCACCAATAAAAATAAGCAAAGAGTTGATCGAGAAAATTAAAAATAATTTACCTGAGATGCCAGAAGAGAAGGTTGAGAGGTTTATTAAAGAATACGGGTTAAATGAAGAGTTAGCAAAACAGATGGTTCTTTCATACTATGTTGATGTATTTGAGAAACTTTGTGAGGAATTCAAGTCAATAAAACCAACGTTGATAGCAACAACATTGGAAGGAACTTTAAAAGAAATTAGAAGAGAGGGCTATGAAATATCAAAAATTACTGAAGAACATTTAAGAGAAACATTTAAAGGTTTATCAGAAGGAAAGATGTCAAAAGAAGCAATTATTGAAATTCTTAAAGGATTTTGCGAGTTTCCAGATAAAAACATTGATGAAATTTTAGAGATTAAGGGATTAAAATCACTCTCAAAAGAGGAAGTTGAAGAGATTATCGAAAATATTATAAATGAGAATATTGATGTTGTTAAAAGCAAGGGGATGGGAGCGATAGGTATGTTAATGGGTAGATGTATGGCAGTTTTGAGAGGTAAGGCAGATGGTAAATTAGTTAATGCTATATTAAGGGAGAAGTTATCAAAACTATAA
- the uppS gene encoding polyprenyl diphosphate synthase, with protein MFLLIELYNFLNKMGILKIYERVLEREIDKGRVPKHVGIIMDGNRRTAKELKKPITYGHYLGAEKIREVLRWCINLDIKVITVYAFSMENFRRPKDEVRALMDLFKKKFIEVAEDEEIHKYKVRVRAIGRTNKLPKDVQEAIRYAEEKTKNYSNYFLNVAIAYGGQQEIVDAVKKIAKKVKNNELDIEDITEETISKHLYTSNLPHPNPDLIIRTSGEERISNFLTWQSSYSELYFCETYWPLFRKIDFLRAIRDYQRRERRFGR; from the coding sequence ATGTTTTTGCTGATTGAGTTGTATAATTTTTTAAATAAGATGGGTATTTTGAAAATTTACGAAAGGGTTCTTGAAAGAGAGATAGATAAGGGCAGGGTTCCAAAACACGTGGGAATCATAATGGATGGGAATAGAAGGACAGCAAAGGAACTAAAAAAACCTATAACCTATGGGCATTATTTGGGGGCGGAAAAGATTAGGGAAGTTTTAAGATGGTGTATTAATTTAGATATTAAGGTTATTACAGTATATGCATTTTCCATGGAAAATTTTAGAAGACCTAAAGATGAAGTAAGGGCACTAATGGATTTATTTAAAAAGAAATTTATAGAAGTTGCAGAGGATGAAGAAATACACAAATACAAAGTTAGAGTTAGGGCCATTGGAAGAACCAACAAACTACCAAAGGATGTGCAAGAGGCAATAAGATATGCAGAAGAAAAAACAAAAAATTATTCAAATTATTTTTTAAATGTTGCAATTGCTTATGGTGGGCAACAGGAGATTGTTGATGCAGTAAAGAAAATAGCAAAAAAGGTTAAAAATAATGAATTGGATATTGAGGATATAACAGAAGAGACCATTTCAAAACATCTCTATACATCCAATCTTCCACATCCAAACCCAGATTTGATTATTAGAACCTCAGGAGAGGAAAGAATTAGTAATTTTTTAACATGGCAATCATCATATTCAGAACTATACTTTTGTGAAACCTACTGGCCGTTGTTTAGAAAGATTGATTTTTTAAGGGCTATAAGGGATTATCAAAGGAGAGAAAGAAGATTCGGTAGGTAG